The segment aaatttgcaattttcatcagCTGAAACGTGTTCGGTCGCTAATACTGGCCGGTGCAGCCGATTATGATGATTTGAAAGAACATCTTAGACTCCTTGAACCGGCATTTATGGCGTCTGTTAAAGATTTAAGGTGATTCAAAGTGCCTGTCTGATCCACTTGAACTGAACTCATTATGTGTGTACAGGTCCCAGGTTGTGAGAGAGGCTTGCATCACAATAGCCTTCCTTTCACAAAATCTGCCAAACAAGCTGGACCATTTTGCCGAGATGCTGTTGCCGAGTCTAGTGAATTTGATACCAAACTCAACCAAGGTGATGGCCTCCTCTGGTTTTGTGGCGGTCAGGTTTATCATCAGCCACACGCATGTTCCACGACTCATCCCTATTTTGACCAATTGCTTGAGCACTTCAAAAGCCAAGGAAATCAGGAGGGCTTGCTGTGAATTCTTGCAACAAATGATGAACACGTGGCCAACACACACTTTAGAGAGGCACATCAACATCCTGCAAGAGTCGATCAAGAAAGGAATAGCAGATGCTGATTCTGAAGCTCGATTGTCATCTAGAAGGTATGTTACcagaaacattaaaatattttgaaaagagaGCATTCAACATCTTGTTACTcatgttgcaatttttatttaaatagtcacataaacaaacaaatctcCCATTTTAGGGCCTTCTGGGGATTTCAGTCCCACTTCCCTGAGCAGGCCGACAGTCTACTCAACTCTCTTGATGGTGCATACAAGCGGCAGCTACAGATGGAAGGTCCGTCGATGTCTGCGTCTAGCTCGAGCAGCTCGCTGCACCAAGACAGGGGCCGCGGCGCCATCCCCAGGTCCCGGGCCTCCAGCGTCACAGGTAGTGCAGAGAACCTCTACCGAAACACGTCCCACTCAGGGATGGTTCTGCCGCGTCGGTCAGGCATTCCGGTTCTTTCAAAGTGTGACTCAGGTTCAGTGAGACGACGTTTGATATTCTTCATGTCTCATTGTTTACCTTAGTTCGTATTATCACCCTGAGTTgctttgatatatattttattttgatacgTTTTCAAGGCACAAGATGATATTTTCGCTTCGTCACGCAAGAATCCACTTTGTTAGTCTCTTGTTTATTAAGGATTTGAGTTGTGCTCACGCTTTTTTCTGGTAGAATTAGCATGCTTCAGGTTactattttatcaaaaaaatgtCATGCTAGTTAAGCCAAATTAGgtattaatgttttttattgtgtttggtgttgctttatttttcaactaacaAATTGCTCGTCTTCACTCTCAGACCGTCAAAATCCCATGGCCTCTCCCCGTCATAGACCCATTACGTCGGGAACTTCGACTCCAGTTCAGCTACGTTCCAATTCAGCTATTGATCTTCAGGCAGCCCAGCGAGCTAGGGCCCGAGCCCAGTATGCCGCAGCTGCTCGTCTTAAAGTTGGTTCCGGTGCTTCACTGCGTGAGTGTTACTTTAGTTGCCTTTAATCAAGAGTACTTGCATGacactaattttttatttgcaacttTCATGCCATCTCTAAATTTAACAGGAGATGAGTTCGCAGGTAAGCAACGAATTGGCAGGCTTcaaacttgaattaaaatttaaaaataaattaaaacgcgcATTTATGCACCAAATTTGTATTGTGCTTATTACGCTGGGCTTGGGCTGGATCCTTTGAGTCCCCATATTGTAAAGATTTGTTGTATCTTTTTGTAGCACGCCAGCGCAAAACATCAGATTCTGGTATGAATGCGAACACGATTACGTCACCAGAGAGAATGGGTCGAACGAGGACCAGAGTAGCTGGTGTTTCGCAATCTCAACGTAATTTTTACCCGCCTCTCAGGATCGATTTccctctaattttaattaaatctgcagCTAGCAGTAGGTCTGGCTCACCTTCATCTAGACTAAGTTACGCCACATACCGTGAAGGAAACGCAATTTTGGACTCAGGCCCGATGTCCATGGGCTCAATTAGCCGTCCTAGAAGACTGGGAAGTGGCATTCCAAGAAGCCAGGGAGCCAGCAGAGAGGGCAGTCGGGACCCAAGTCCCAATCGCTACGGAGGCATCTCGTATGGCTCAATGTTGAGGTACAAAACTGTTCCACAGAAGAgaactattattttaaatgcgatATTTTCATACAGAGCAAGGACTGGTTTAAATTATGGAACTCCTCAATCTGGACAGAGAACTGTCATGGcgcagaaaattttgcaacagaGCAGGGAGGCTGAGAATGCTCTCGCAGATGCATTGGTAAATTTACCAATTTGAAAGTATTGTTTTGTATAATGACCACATGTTTAGAATTTTGAGGAGGATTTCCAGAAAACACCAACCAGGAAAACCAGCAGGCTGTTTGATGATCATTCCGATGAGAGTGAGACCTCCAGTATTTGCTCTGAAAGATCATACGACTCATTTAGGAGACCATCTGATGTGAGTAGATGACGATTGTGTGGTACTCTTATGTTCCGTCTTATTTTTTGAGTTGGGTGTctaaatttgtgttttcttttgtgtGCTTTTATGTTCTGTGTTTCCGTCGACCATGTGTTTTGTGTGCTTTTTGGTGGGTTTCCTTCCAAATAGTACTGGACCAACTCTCAACAAAGACATTTCCAGAACAGTCTTTGGGAACAACCAAAGGTATGAATGCGAGTGGGCTATATAAAATCACCCTTTCCTCTctgaactttttattttaataatttgtgatatgtttaacaaaattctTAACATCACTCTTGTTTGTAGGGTATTGGTGACTTCATTATTAGCTGTGCAAGTACTCACTGGCAGGACAGGAAGGAGGGTTTAGTTGGATTGCAACGATATTTGCAATCTGGGCACAAACTGACATTTCAAGAACTTAGACAAGTCACAAATATCTtcactaaaattttcatggaTTCGCATACCAAGGTATGAACTAATTTCATTGACACTCTTGATATCTTTAGTTAAATAAACTGATTTTGTTCATCGATTTTCAGGTGTTTAGTTTGTTCCTGGATGCTGTCAATGATCTGATCACAAGTCACAACAATGATCTGCATGATTGGCTTTACATATTGATGACTCGCCTTTTCAACAAACTTGGAACGGATCTGCTTAACTCTACCCAAAAGAAAATCCACGTCGTATTGGAGAATATCAGGTAAATTAGTCATATCTAGTGCATTCTGTCtctgaagcaaaattttcctcgtAGAACCAATTTCCCCGCGGAACTTCAGTTTGGTGCTATAGTGCGGTTCTTTGTGGATGCTACCCAAACTCCCAATATGAAAGTCAAGTTAACTGCATTATGCTATTTGGCTCAATTGGCCAATGCGATGGACCCAACTGCAATCAACGGTGGCGGAAGGGATACAAAACCGGCtctcacaaaaataataacatggACAAACGACCCTAAAAGTGCTGAAATTCGGAGAGCAGCCGGCGCTGCTCTGAATGCCCTGTTCAACCTCAACGTCCCAGCAGTAACGATCATGCTCTCAGAAATGCCATCTGAGTACCAGGTAGATAACTACCTCTTGTTTGAAAATCATTGTTGAAACATCAACTTTAAAGGATATCGCGCAGAAAGTTGTCGCTCAGCACTCTCGATATGGTGGAGCGGACAGCTCTTTGCCCTCATCGCCGCGAGTTGGATCGCCTGGCACGCCGACTCAACGCTCTCTGCATAAACAACTGGACGACGAGGATGACAGCTTGAACGCAGAGGACATCCACCGCTCCCTCCAACGCACGACGGCCGAAATCCAGAACTACAGCTTTGACGGTAGCAAATTGCTAGACAGAGATCGTGATACCACTTCTCAAGATTCAGGCATTAGCCAAATGTCAGCAGGTGGACACGGCGACAAGTTGGAGGAGAAGTTTGAGGAAATGTCAATCGCGACCAAGAAACTACACAGCAATGTAAGTAGAGAATGCTTGACGCTGCGAGCCGCAAAGTGACGTCCGTTTCAGGGGTGTATGCAGTCGCCTGCCAGCAGGAACTCGCCAACGTTACCAAGACTAACTTCAACGCCGTTGAGGGAGTTCAATGGCTTGGACAAAACGCCAAGTAGAGACGGCTCTTTTGACGCCACAGACAATGGGTTGTTGAATAGAGGTGAGCTCTCTTTTTGAATGTGCAataaagtcaaataaaatttagttgatTTCTTCTCAGAAAATCACCATCCTGAAAACCCTGAAGCGTTTCAAAAGTTGATGGAAATATTGGGCGTGGAGAAGGAAGTCGTAGGCAGCGGAGGTGAAAAGATTTCCTCTCTGCAGCAGTTGGCGAGAGTAGTTAAGGAAGGCAATGCTGCTactattgttgaaaatttcaagtatttacaatgtttatttacaaataatctGATTTCTGACCTCACACTTACATTTAGGTTGCTGCTAAGGGTTTTGTTGGAACAGCTGGGCAGTTCTGACTCAAATTTAAGAGTTCAGGTTTTGCAAGTGTTGACGGAGATGTTCCGCAAGTCCAGTCTTGCTACTAGTTTTACCAATTACGTTGAGCTGTTGGTTCTGCGCATTCTACAGTGTCACAAGGATCCCGTGAAAGAtgtgagtaaaatttatttaaccatGACATAATTCAATGCTCcatactttattaaaaatcatgaaattagGAAGAAATATAAAGGGGGAAGTTATAAGAGGgggttttgaataatttgccaGAGTATTCTACATTTAGCCAGtaatttttctggaatttcGTGTTTTCTGTAGATTGTTTATTGGAagaaagaatttgaaaattggtcACTTCACCTGCTGCGAAAGCCATAGGTTTTGAGGCCGCACATAAGATGGTAACAGTGGTTACTTTCGATATTAAGGCTCTTACGCTGCTATTTCTgactcaatcctgtcactATGCATTCTTgacttacatttttttatgttctggaaacaaaaatcggttcagccagtCGCCATAGAATcgggataaaatattttatccaagtaaaaaaatctttccagACTTTTCTACAGTAATGATAttctttatttgacttttggcatgcacataaattcaaataaagaatattGTTACTGTAGAAACGCTGGGAAAGATGTTTTActtagataaaatattttattgattggctggactgatttttgtttccaacaaGTCAAAAGAAACCATTTTAAGGGCTGAATGCACAGAAGTttgattgagtctgaaatttaagCATTTATTTGGCACAGATAGCATTTAATTGGCGTTGCTAAGAAAGGTATTCTgcttaattataaataatggtaatttttccatattttctcatttttgtcCTGTTTACCTCATTCCTGCAAGAGATGTTAGATGTAAGGCATTTCTCTTCTACAGCCGTTGTTGActtattttctgcaaattgtAACATTCATTTAGTTTAAAGATAGTTTTGTCTgcatattatttgttaaacaTTTCCTGATCTTGCTGATTGCCATGATTGCAGGTCGTAAGAGGCGCAGAGCTATGTGCAGCTGCCATGGTGTCAGTTTTACCGAGCGACCTGGTGATTCGGGTGCTGAGCCCCTTGATCACCACGGCTGAGTTCCCGCTCAACCAGGCGGCCATCAAAATGCTGAACCGACTGGTTGAACACCAAACAGGCGCCGAGGTGCAAGCACACTTGGGCGACCTGATGCCACTCCTGCTGAAGGCTTACGACAACGAGGAGAGCTCTGTGCGCAAGTCGGCAGTCTTTTGTCTGGTGGCGCTACACAACTGCATCGGTGAGGAGCCACTCCAACCACACTTGGTCAGTCTGACGGGCAGCAAACTCAAGCTGCTCAACTTGTACATCAAGCGCGCCAAGCAGGAAACAATGAACAACCAGCCACCGTCTAGCACAACACCCTCAACTTCGTCACCAGCATCACCCAAGAACATGCCTGCGCTATAGATTTGataggtatttttaaatactgaaataaaattcctacTGCGGTTTTGATAAATCCTTGCAAGTTCAAATTATTATAGTTGTGTAATTATTAATGCAGAAATTCACTAGCCACAAAACTTCCTAGTTGTCGTTATTCATTAAATTGTGTACCACAGTCAACAAAAGGCTAGGTTATTTATATTATAGTGTGGCAAGATTTCTTGCttaattttcagggttttgcaaaatccttaatcttatttttatgaataaactAACAGTACCCAAACTTAGATATTTCTAGGTGGTAacttttgatataaaatgcTCTATCTTAGTAAACTTCtggtgataatttttgtttagagCCCAGCTCGATTtgaattttggtaaaattcaggattctCGCTGATGATCCTTAAGATCAGTTTGTTACaagcgttgaaattttcctctaaGTTCAACTTAACCTGATTGCATTATATTCGttgattttaagatttttttacattgtttTGCGTATGTCTATAGATTTGTATAATTTCCTCTTGAAgaaactttcaaaaatatgtttttggcattaattatgttaattatCATAGTTTTCCCATTTATTCCACAGAAAACGATCTAATCAAAACCATGTTTCAAAACTTTGAacaattcacttttaaaactcATCTTCTTAATTGCTTTCTTTTCTTCTGACATAAATGTGTAATTTTCTTATGTTCCACAGATACGAGATGAGGAAGTCCCGAGTGAGCTCGCACGCCTACCGATGCTTTGTTTTTGGTTGGGCAGCGTTTTGCATCTAGCCTCTTTTGAATATCCCCTGtcaatgttgaaaaaaataactttataaAAGACATTCTGCTCTAAAATAACTTGGATTTTCAAAAGCTCTTGAGTGGTCCGCTTGTTAACAATGGGATGTAACTGCAATTAATGAAACTAGCTtttcaaaatcacattttgaTTGATACAACTCAATTGACTGGGCTAAGACTTAGAAccactttttgcattttggtTGGGATCAGTCTTGTGATTTTACTTTCCAATTAGGATTGCGTGTCTTACGTACCAAACTTTCGACTGGACATCCACCTCACCGCCTAACACTAGTCCTCTTTATATCAAGATTGGTTCTGACATTTCCAGCAGCCTCCCCCAtacttaattgatttattgttaATTCTTGTAAATATCTGTAATCTACTGTTAGCTCTTAATTAACTTAGATTGTAATTCAGTTCCTTAACCCCCTGATTTGAAGCCAATATATGTCACCACCTCGACTCTTGAGAAAAGCATTGTATTAACCAAGGTTGTGTCTCCCGAGATGGAAAATCCGCAATCACCTGATTTCTCTCCCAAATATGATGTGTAcgtagtttatttttttattcttgctaaTTCATGGTGGCCAAATGCCTACGATATCGCGAGCACAAAGGCTGAAAAGCTCAAAATGGTGTTGCTATAGATGATATCTTTTTTTGAATCTTCAATTTACGTGTAGATGGACAGACATCTCTTTGCTGAAGCTACGACCactaaaaatatcttttcgCCGCCAGTGGATAAATAGGTCAAATTAGTTGTTTTTATCGCAGCCGCAAATTTAGTTGCTCTTGtattgctaaattaattaggaaattGAGTGTGGTGTTATCATattgcgaataaaaaatgtttttattaaaacaaaatcatcttCAATGCAGTTCctatcatttcaaaaatttggtcATTTAGGTTGAGATTTCTAGTAATACCCAGTTTCTTTCATACAAATAGTACCTTTATTTCATAACAAAACAACTTAATTCACTTTTCATGATTCAAAACGATACGGGCAGCAAGAAGCATGCCCAAATGACAATCCCACTGAGACAAGATTgtcataatttcaaataaatatttgtgaattaaaatcaagcagGCCAAGAGATTTGCAGAGTATCCACGTGCTTTTTATGAGCCCctggaaaacaaacaatacaTAATGggtaaaatcagaaaatcaaaatatttatgaagtaCATATAcaaagagagaggaaaatgttagtacaaatataataatataattaatttcatcataCCAATTGAACTATTaagagctgaaaatttattttaaatttgattgatgtTGATTATGATTTAAAGGAACTCTTACACAATGATGTTGTTGATGGGAATGTGGATCAGCTTGACAAAAAATCCAATGAATCCCATCAAGCAGAATCCAATAGCAGTGGCCACAGCAATTTTCTGGAATTCTGCAagcaatatttcaattaatagaTAGATATTATAATGctttaattacataattagcaacaagaaaataaaatgtttaaattgtgAATAGCTTTcactgtttatttaaattcaaaaaagcaATGAAGAACATTTATAtctataataattatactaTTGAAGGTAACGGGAATAAAgtcatcaaatttttaccttttctgTCGGGTTTTGTGCATCTTTTGACCAAACGAATCGAATCTTTGGAGAACTGGCGGCCAGGTTCAAGAAAAGCCAAGACTTGATCCATAGCTGAGCtgaaaagcataaaatttagTCATTCTGGTTTATGCTCGGaatttgaaagcaattttGTGCAGCTGGCATAAAATTATagatgaaataatgaaataaatagtttttgtctGCAAATTTGTATGATTACTCGAATTGGAACTCTTTAGTGTACATCTGAGAAACGAAAATCATCTATACCTTGTGTTTTCCGGGTTTTAGTAGACAAATTTAAGCGGATTTTGTGGCCGACTTCAGACTTCAGCTGCTACGGACAACAGTGTGGAATACAGACAGATCAGCGACAGCGACACGACAACGTTTTGTGTTGCCCTAAAATTCCACGTCGGCTGGTGGGGCGGGGCTATTGTGGCTGACGCTGAAGGCAACACGACCAATAAAAAGCAAAGGAGTTCTAACGCGGGAAAGTTAATTGGTTTTTCTTCCAGCAGCATAGTGATAGTCTCGGTcccgaaaaatatttccttttaccGGAACTTCCTGGTGGCCCTGTGAAGTAttttcccgggaattcccgctcccgatTAT is part of the Cloeon dipterum chromosome 1, ieCloDipt1.1, whole genome shotgun sequence genome and harbors:
- the chb gene encoding CLIP-associating protein 1-A isoform X3 codes for the protein MDDFLPLLNTTDTRAKLQLGQDIISYLQDEANPLECVDIGHFIDGLVPWMGSSQSKVAQNGLEAFALIVDRMGVDFKPYVTIVLPPIIDRLGDSKDLVREKAQVLLNKMMDSVCTPQQLFDRLAPAFNHKNGKIREELMECLQRTLREHGSNSLSVSKLVPAVAKLLSDPVASVRDTAFVTMVEIYRHVGERLRQDLVKKQLIPATKLPALLNQFDELKNNGELMPSALVEGGSRYDDEPDRVGIGTKSRSGSLPRRTFATPGKPGPTGPSSVAGLPPPSATVRRNTSLRRAASSAGGQAGALDEDAFIRQFDEVPTAQLFSAKDLDEQMSQLRATIEDVNKDWSKRVDALKRVRSLILAGAADYDDLKEHLRLLEPAFMASVKDLRSQVVREACITIAFLSQNLPNKLDHFAEMLLPSLVNLIPNSTKVMASSGFVAVRFIISHTHVPRLIPILTNCLSTSKAKEIRRACCEFLQQMMNTWPTHTLERHINILQESIKKGIADADSEARLSSRRAFWGFQSHFPEQADSLLNSLDGAYKRQLQMEGPSMSASSSSSSLHQDRGRGAIPRSRASSVTGSAENLYRNTSHSGMVLPRRSGIPVLSKCDSDRQNPMASPRHRPITSGTSTPVQLRSNSAIDLQAAQRARARAQYAAAARLKVGSGASLPRQRKTSDSGMNANTITSPERMGRTRTRVAGVSQSQPSSRSGSPSSRLSYATYREGNAILDSGPMSMGSISRPRRLGSGIPRSQGASREGSRDPSPNRYGGISYGSMLRARTGLNYGTPQSGQRTVMAQKILQQSREAENALADALNFEEDFQKTPTRKTSRLFDDHSDESETSSICSERSYDSFRRPSDYWTNSQQRHFQNSLWEQPKGIGDFIISCASTHWQDRKEGLVGLQRYLQSGHKLTFQELRQVTNIFTKIFMDSHTKVFSLFLDAVNDLITSHNNDLHDWLYILMTRLFNKLGTDLLNSTQKKIHVVLENIRTNFPAELQFGAIVRFFVDATQTPNMKVKLTALCYLAQLANAMDPTAINGGGRDTKPALTKIITWTNDPKSAEIRRAAGAALNALFNLNVPAVTIMLSEMPSEYQDIAQKVVAQHSRYGGADSSLPSSPRVGSPGTPTQRSLHKQLDDEDDSLNAEDIHRSLQRTTAEIQNYSFDGSKLLDRDRDTTSQDSGISQMSAGGHGDKLEEKFEEMSIATKKLHSNGCMQSPASRNSPTLPRLTSTPLREFNGLDKTPSRDGSFDATDNGLLNRVDFFSENHHPENPEAFQKLMEILGVEKEVVGSGGEKISSLQQLARVVKEGNAATIVENFKLLLRVLLEQLGSSDSNLRVQVLQVLTEMFRKSSLATSFTNYVELLVLRILQCHKDPVKDVVRGAELCAAAMVSVLPSDLVIRVLSPLITTAEFPLNQAAIKMLNRLVEHQTGAEVQAHLGDLMPLLLKAYDNEESSVRKSAVFCLVALHNCIGEEPLQPHLVSLTGSKLKLLNLYIKRAKQETMNNQPPSSTTPSTSSPASPKNMPAL
- the chb gene encoding CLIP-associating protein 1-B isoform X7, with translation MDDFLPLLNTTDTRAKLQLGQDIISYLQDEANPLECVDIGHFIDGLVPWMGSSQSKVAQNGLEAFALIVDRMGVDFKPYVTIVLPPIIDRLGDSKDLVREKAQVLLNKMMDSVCTPQQLFDRLAPAFNHKNGKIREELMECLQRTLREHGSNSLSVSKLVPAVAKLLSDPVASVRDTAFVTMVEIYRHVGERLRQDLVKKQLIPATKLPALLNQFDELKNNGELMPSALVEGGSRYDDEPDRVGIGTKSRSGSLPRRTFATPGKPGPTGPSSVAGLPPPSATVRRNTSLRRAASSAGGQAGALDEDAFIRQFDEVPTAQLFSAKDLDEQMSQLRATIEDVNKDWSKRVDALKRVRSLILAGAADYDDLKEHLRLLEPAFMASVKDLRSQVVREACITIAFLSQNLPNKLDHFAEMLLPSLVNLIPNSTKVMASSGFVAVRFIISHTHVPRLIPILTNCLSTSKAKEIRRACCEFLQQMMNTWPTHTLERHINILQESIKKGIADADSEARLSSRRAFWGFQSHFPEQADSLLNSLDGAYKRQLQMEGPSMSASSSSSSLHQDRGRGAIPRSRASSVTDRQNPMASPRHRPITSGTSTPVQLRSNSAIDLQAAQRARARAQYAAAARLKVGSGASLRDEFAARQRKTSDSGMNANTITSPERMGRTRTRVAGVSQSQPSSRSGSPSSRLSYATYREGNAILDSGPMSMGSISRPRRLGSGIPRSQGASREGSRDPSPNRYGGISYGSMLRARTGLNYGTPQSGQRTVMAQKILQQSREAENALADALNFEEDFQKTPTRKTSRLFDDHSDESETSSICSERSYDSFRRPSDYWTNSQQRHFQNSLWEQPKGIGDFIISCASTHWQDRKEGLVGLQRYLQSGHKLTFQELRQVTNIFTKIFMDSHTKVFSLFLDAVNDLITSHNNDLHDWLYILMTRLFNKLGTDLLNSTQKKIHVVLENIRTNFPAELQFGAIVRFFVDATQTPNMKVKLTALCYLAQLANAMDPTAINGGGRDTKPALTKIITWTNDPKSAEIRRAAGAALNALFNLNVPAVTIMLSEMPSEYQDIAQKVVAQHSRYGGADSSLPSSPRVGSPGTPTQRSLHKQLDDEDDSLNAEDIHRSLQRTTAEIQNYSFDGSKLLDRDRDTTSQDSGISQMSAGGHGDKLEEKFEEMSIATKKLHSNGCMQSPASRNSPTLPRLTSTPLREFNGLDKTPSRDGSFDATDNGLLNRVDFFSENHHPENPEAFQKLMEILGVEKEVVGSGGEKISSLQQLARVVKEGNAATIVENFKLLLRVLLEQLGSSDSNLRVQVLQVLTEMFRKSSLATSFTNYVELLVLRILQCHKDPVKDVVRGAELCAAAMVSVLPSDLVIRVLSPLITTAEFPLNQAAIKMLNRLVEHQTGAEVQAHLGDLMPLLLKAYDNEESSVRKSAVFCLVALHNCIGEEPLQPHLVSLTGSKLKLLNLYIKRAKQETMNNQPPSSTTPSTSSPASPKNMPAL
- the chb gene encoding CLIP-associating protein 1-A isoform X6, which produces MDDFLPLLNTTDTRAKLQLGQDIISYLQDEANPLECVDIGHFIDGLVPWMGSSQSKVAQNGLEAFALIVDRMGVDFKPYVTIVLPPIIDRLGDSKDLVREKAQVLLNKMMDSVCTPQQLFDRLAPAFNHKNGKIREELMECLQRTLREHGSNSLSVSKLVPAVAKLLSDPVASVRDTAFVTMVEIYRHVGERLRQDLVKKQLIPATKLPALLNQFDELKNNGELMPSALVEGGSRYDDEPDRVGIGTKSRSGSLPRRTFATPGKPGPTGPSSGGQAGALDEDAFIRQFDEVPTAQLFSAKDLDEQMSQLRATIEDVNKDWSKRVDALKRVRSLILAGAADYDDLKEHLRLLEPAFMASVKDLRSQVVREACITIAFLSQNLPNKLDHFAEMLLPSLVNLIPNSTKVMASSGFVAVRFIISHTHVPRLIPILTNCLSTSKAKEIRRACCEFLQQMMNTWPTHTLERHINILQESIKKGIADADSEARLSSRRAFWGFQSHFPEQADSLLNSLDGAYKRQLQMEGPSMSASSSSSSLHQDRGRGAIPRSRASSVTGSAENLYRNTSHSGMVLPRRSGIPVLSKCDSDRQNPMASPRHRPITSGTSTPVQLRSNSAIDLQAAQRARARAQYAAAARLKVGSGASLRDEFAARQRKTSDSGMNANTITSPERMGRTRTRVAGVSQSQPSSRSGSPSSRLSYATYREGNAILDSGPMSMGSISRPRRLGSGIPRSQGASREGSRDPSPNRYGGISYGSMLRARTGLNYGTPQSGQRTVMAQKILQQSREAENALADALNFEEDFQKTPTRKTSRLFDDHSDESETSSICSERSYDSFRRPSDYWTNSQQRHFQNSLWEQPKGIGDFIISCASTHWQDRKEGLVGLQRYLQSGHKLTFQELRQVTNIFTKIFMDSHTKVFSLFLDAVNDLITSHNNDLHDWLYILMTRLFNKLGTDLLNSTQKKIHVVLENIRTNFPAELQFGAIVRFFVDATQTPNMKVKLTALCYLAQLANAMDPTAINGGGRDTKPALTKIITWTNDPKSAEIRRAAGAALNALFNLNVPAVTIMLSEMPSEYQDIAQKVVAQHSRYGGADSSLPSSPRVGSPGTPTQRSLHKQLDDEDDSLNAEDIHRSLQRTTAEIQNYSFDGSKLLDRDRDTTSQDSGISQMSAGGHGDKLEEKFEEMSIATKKLHSNGCMQSPASRNSPTLPRLTSTPLREFNGLDKTPSRDGSFDATDNGLLNRVDFFSENHHPENPEAFQKLMEILGVEKEVVGSGGEKISSLQQLARVVKEGNAATIVENFKLLLRVLLEQLGSSDSNLRVQVLQVLTEMFRKSSLATSFTNYVELLVLRILQCHKDPVKDVVRGAELCAAAMVSVLPSDLVIRVLSPLITTAEFPLNQAAIKMLNRLVEHQTGAEVQAHLGDLMPLLLKAYDNEESSVRKSAVFCLVALHNCIGEEPLQPHLVSLTGSKLKLLNLYIKRAKQETMNNQPPSSTTPSTSSPASPKNMPAL
- the chb gene encoding CLIP-associating protein 2 isoform X8; protein product: MWLNGSTGGQPATCALPPPPHQLWDEDDRWILMFDNVLKHPGGKTKGCRCDIHGGSRYDDEPDRVGIGTKSRSGSLPRRTFATPGKPGPTGPSSVAGLPPPSATVRRNTSLRRAASSAGGQAGALDEDAFIRQFDEVPTAQLFSAKDLDEQMSQLRATIEDVNKDWSKRVDALKRVRSLILAGAADYDDLKEHLRLLEPAFMASVKDLRSQVVREACITIAFLSQNLPNKLDHFAEMLLPSLVNLIPNSTKVMASSGFVAVRFIISHTHVPRLIPILTNCLSTSKAKEIRRACCEFLQQMMNTWPTHTLERHINILQESIKKGIADADSEARLSSRRAFWGFQSHFPEQADSLLNSLDGAYKRQLQMEGPSMSASSSSSSLHQDRGRGAIPRSRASSVTGSAENLYRNTSHSGMVLPRRSGIPVLSKCDSDRQNPMASPRHRPITSGTSTPVQLRSNSAIDLQAAQRARARAQYAAAARLKVGSGASLRDEFAARQRKTSDSGMNANTITSPERMGRTRTRVAGVSQSQPSSRSGSPSSRLSYATYREGNAILDSGPMSMGSISRPRRLGSGIPRSQGASREGSRDPSPNRYGGISYGSMLRARTGLNYGTPQSGQRTVMAQKILQQSREAENALADALNFEEDFQKTPTRKTSRLFDDHSDESETSSICSERSYDSFRRPSDYWTNSQQRHFQNSLWEQPKGIGDFIISCASTHWQDRKEGLVGLQRYLQSGHKLTFQELRQVTNIFTKIFMDSHTKVFSLFLDAVNDLITSHNNDLHDWLYILMTRLFNKLGTDLLNSTQKKIHVVLENIRTNFPAELQFGAIVRFFVDATQTPNMKVKLTALCYLAQLANAMDPTAINGGGRDTKPALTKIITWTNDPKSAEIRRAAGAALNALFNLNVPAVTIMLSEMPSEYQDIAQKVVAQHSRYGGADSSLPSSPRVGSPGTPTQRSLHKQLDDEDDSLNAEDIHRSLQRTTAEIQNYSFDGSKLLDRDRDTTSQDSGISQMSAGGHGDKLEEKFEEMSIATKKLHSNGCMQSPASRNSPTLPRLTSTPLREFNGLDKTPSRDGSFDATDNGLLNRVDFFSENHHPENPEAFQKLMEILGVEKEVVGSGGEKISSLQQLARVVKEGNAATIVENFKLLLRVLLEQLGSSDSNLRVQVLQVLTEMFRKSSLATSFTNYVELLVLRILQCHKDPVKDVVRGAELCAAAMVSVLPSDLVIRVLSPLITTAEFPLNQAAIKMLNRLVEHQTGAEVQAHLGDLMPLLLKAYDNEESSVRKSAVFCLVALHNCIGEEPLQPHLVSLTGSKLKLLNLYIKRAKQETMNNQPPSSTTPSTSSPASPKNMPAL